The DNA window agatatgataaaaTTTGGGAAAGAGCAGTGTCGTTTTCGAATAAAGGGGTTAGAGATCATTTTGTCCCTTGTTAGAATTGCcagggatcattttgtcccatgttagagttttcagggaccattttgtcttCCGTTAAAGTTGACGGAGCcaaggacctaagtgactgacggaattaattgttagagaccaatcgagtaattaattttagttggagaCTAAAATGTCtggtttgaaaattttttgagaacTTAAATGAGTATATACTCTAGAAAATATTTAGcattaaactaaaattagaTAGTGGGAAAAATAATATACTTTTTGTTGTAGAGGTTGATAATTAACTTTTTCACCAGATTCGTATCATGCATGAGGCTAACACATAGAAGGcattatatatcatatattaGTCTATTAAATGTACAAAGTAAAGCACATTCCACCTAGGTGGACTAcaggagattttttttttctttactatATACTCTTTTTTTTGGGAAGAAGAGGGTGGGTGGGTGGTGGGAACTGAGGAGGGTAAGTTGCTGGGATACCAGTTGAGTTTTTTTGGCGCTTTTATACTTTTGGCCACTGTGGACTCACTACCTGCAACAACCAGTTGACCATATGTGTAAGTAATAATGAACAAGGCTAAccaaaacacacaagaataatcGTCTCTAAAACATACATGTCATTCTCTGTTCACGAATCTCATTTCTTCCTTTGAGAGAATTAGGAGAGGCGAAAAAAGCTAAGTAAACAAACCATTACTAATAGGCTATATTAAGTACTGATCAATCAATAGTCAATATGCAGAACGGTTAAACACATTACAGTCCCTACTTGGCTACTCCCTTCCCTCTCAAGACAATTGATCGCCAAATGTAAAATGTAAATTGCTAACCTCAAGTGTGCTAAAGACTAATCTCATCCGGCTAGCAACAACCGATGGTTCCTCAGCTTGACCCATCACAGCTGTTTGTTCAAGTTGAAGAGTCTTTACCGGAAGCCTTCAATAAAAACAATGTAAGCAATATTGTGAACATCCAACATGCTTTTTTCTCACTTGTAAAAGTTACTACTCAATTAACTACACTCAGATAAGGAAAGATAACAAGTGTTTGCAAGAAAGAGTCTCACCAAGCCATTCCCTTCATATAATATGCATTCGCTATAAGAGCACAGAAGCCTTTCCACTGGAGTCTCACTTCATCTGACACTGGAGGCGTCGACGACCACCTAACAATAGTTGGTTGTGGTGTACACAAGATTGTGATGAATATAATGCTTAACCAAAAAATGCACTCATCAACCTGCATGAACATTAAGACAACTTATAGATCTAGGACCAGCACAACTGATGAACCAGCTAGTTAAAATTCAAAGCAGAAAACTACCTCCTCTGAGATGATCTTAGATTTCAAGCTGGTGCTTCCACCGTAACTTGACATTGCTTCAATTTCAGTGCCAGAGTCCTTTATATCAGTAAGCTCTTTCCTCAATCCTTCATCAGTGCATCCAAGTGCATACGCATTTACCCCCGCAGTGATGAACTCCTAAGAATTAAGACAAATAAATCGGTTACTTGAATATAGAGAAGCAAGTTAATTAGGTTATGGCAGTGGACATACTTTTAGATTGTCACCTCCACCACGATCAATGAAGTTCCGGTAACGCCTAAACAAGCTGATCGCTATGTTGCGCGAGGATCGATATTCATCCTCCGATGAGATGGAATCGTGCAACCCGCAGTGCCATAGATGAAGGCTCTTGTGGTGCTTATCGCACTTGCCGGAGAAGGAGGAACTATGAAATATATTGCCACAGGGAGTAGCAGAAGGTGGTTTAGGAAAAGCAGAATTgcaatttattataaaattaacattatttgttttataataattataagttTGGTGCAGTGATGGTGCTGAATCTTGATGTGAATGGCACTTTAGAATAGCTCTGGGAGCATTCACCGTTAGCATGGTTGAACCATGATACTGTTCCCTTCTACAAtaatcaacaatagaaaagcttaagcagaaaaaagaagagagtttgCGTTTTATTTGGTTAATAATATTATGGATAAATGAGAAATGGAGTGAAGAATGGATACCTGGTGAGGGAGTAATGAACTTAGGCGAAAATAGAGATTTGGGGAAAAGTAGATGAAATTAAGGAATGTGAGGCGAGGGGCATGGCATAATCGGAACCACGAATTCTACGAATGGCTTCGGGCTTCTGAGGATCGCTTTCATCTCTCAATCAAAATATCCCGGATTTCTTGGCTCTCTCTGAGTAATCGTTACGTGTATTCTTTCACCGACTAAACATTGCTATTTACTACCACAGCCTTCTCTTCTCCGACCACGGCATCCATCTTTTCCCGTTGACCGTTAAAATGAgggtatttatttatttatttatttttactaaagATAAAAGACTCGAACCCGCAACTTTTTAATTGAATATAGAGAGATTATGTTATTTGAGCTATTATTCATTGACAATTagtgtatttattaattaattctcttttttctttatacatAAAATAGATGTATTTTTTTGGTGacataaattatatatgtataatagTTATAAATATAAGGTTAGTAAAAATGATAAATGCCTAATAttctaattaagaatttttttagtttaaatatttgaaataaaaatatactttttataagttataaatgatgaagaatatCTTAAGAagaattttagtataaaatacttttatataaataattaattgtgtattgtcaaattaataaaagaaattaattgaaaattcaaTTCTTTCAAAAGAAAATGTACTAAACTCTTCTTATATCTCATTGTAATAAgataatagataaaataaaatgcttttgttgttttatttatGTAGTTCATTTTATTAGAAACCTTTTGtagaaaatataacaagaagtttttgttttatatctttttcataaattattGCTGAAACAAATCTGAATTGCCATCTCCTAGAGAGTTAGGTAGGTCTTTAAGGATGTTTAAATAAGagagtttttaaaattgaacaaaTTAGATTTAGAAATTAgtatattcaaattttagagagattaaaaatttaaatatatttttaaatttttaaaaatttaaatattatgaaccaaaaaattaaagataaatttatccttttttctaaatttaattttataattattttttatgtacacCTCACGTCTTTGTTGCTTGGGAGTATATACGATGTATGCTTTCATAATTACCAAATCATCTTGGATCGTTACAATCTagtgataaaatttttttaaataaattagacaAACATTTTAACAATCAccgataaataaaataaatttcaacgAACACAAGAATGTTGCTATATGACTTTCGAATCCATTTTGATTTTCAGCTTCAAATGTCAACACGTACGGTACGATTGTCAATTTTTGAcgaacaataatgaaattattaaaaattataataacaacaGGCATTGCAAGAATATCCCAAAAGTACTAACACTTTCCATTTCCAGGTTAGGATTACTAtgtatatacaaaaaataattaatcaagaTATAGTTAATTTGCCTAATAATAATGTAATTAGAAGATCTTGCTAGCAAATTCATCAATGGGAGTTCCCTCTATACGAGAATACGCCGACTTTGCAGCAAGATCTCTCAACTGTGACAAACTCCTTCCCAATTTCAAAGCCAGCTTCATCTCAAACAACTCCCCATCCTCTCTTTCctcaatctcttcttcaatgGTTTCTTGGATCCAATCTTGTGTCTGCCTGAAGAACCCTGCGGTGCTCCTATACATCTCAGCCACCATCCCAACCTGTCCACCATGCTCGAATGCATTCACCGCCGTGGCCAATGCCCCCGCCACGAGAGGAACAACGCTTGCCCATGAACCTTGCCTCACGAAACAAGACCCAACCGCCGCAATTCCAGTGAGTAAAGGACCTGCAATGGCGAGAGTCTTGTTgattttcaacaccaaattcCCTAATCTCTCATAGTCCTCCAcgtccttcttcttcatcacttcAACCACCTCTCTCATTTCCATTTCCAGACCCTTATCCCATCCATTATTATTTATCTCTCCCTTTTTTTCGTTGAATCGGATGGTTCTTCTCTTTGAAGAAGGCCACCAAACAGCGGGTTCGAATTTCTGAGGGAACTTTTCAAGCATGGCTCCAAGCAAGGGAAGAGGGTAAGCTTTGTCAAGTGCCAACACCTTCTTCATTGAACGCTTCACGTCTTCCTTGCTGGGATTTCCAAGAGCGATTATGGTTTCGATTTCGGCCTCAAGCTGTTTGAACAGCCTCGTGGCATTGCGTTGCTCCTCTGCAAGCTGTGACGGCTGGATCTTGTTCATGATGACCACCATTCCCGTGGCTGCAGAAAACAGAAGCGCAGAGGATAGTTTCAGAGCCAAAACTGGAGCACCGGCCGCGGCGCCACTTGCGGCTGCCATGCCGCACATGACGGTGGCGGTGAGAGTGATCATGTTTATGGAGTTGAGAAGGAGGGTGTTCCAGTTGTTACGCTGCTCCCCCACGTTGTGATGCATTTCCACCCTGTCTGACACTGCTTCTAGAATCGCATAGAGCTGATGCATGGTAGCTTTTGATTTTGATGAACAACTGCAGTTAACATTGTTGCTTGAATCATTGTTATCTTGCAGTACTGGTAAAATTGATGATGAGTGAGTGAAGCCATTGTTGAGTTCCTGAAAGAGAGTATTGGTGGTTGGTAATGATGGTAGTTTTGGAGCTCTGGGGAAGTTAGGGACATGGATAGCGGCTTTGGCTTGTAACATTGCTTGTTTttgtgaagaagatgaagaaatcaAAGACGAAACCTGTAAAGAAGCCATATAACATAaggatttaattaatttgtgagTTGCATTGGATGAATGAAACTTAGGTAGTGTCccaaattatatataatgagtGTGAAAATGAGAGGCAGGGGTCAGATATAGAAACTAAATGTTGACTGGCTGTTGGGGTTTGACATAAACCTAAACAAATACAAAAACTTTGACAAATTCTAAATAGTTACTCGGTTACTACTACCACCAATCCTATTCCATGCCCTCGGTTTCAAACTACATACTCACCTAAACTATAgagacttatttatttatttatttgtggtCGTTAATTAATTAGACACTTGCTCCTTAATTATATTCggtatttattttatcaactatattagatatatataaaaaaaacaatcatCAAATTATTCGtccatataaaatatatattaaaatatcatatacatattacaaataaattaacaatacatatatttatataaaaattaattattttaatttgttgactaatttatttttaatatacaaataatattattttatgctTCGTGCACACTGCATACCCAAAAACTGAGATTTACAATAGAATCGAATAAGAATAAACATAAGCATTAGTCCATCTAAAAACATTAGTACAGTTATCAATGAGGAAATATGGTCGTTAGAGTATTATAATGCTTTAGAAATactgtaaaaaattaaatcaacgcTCAATATTAAAAAAGCAAGGAtttatgaattatatatatatgtattccAGGGGCGAAGCTACATACTGGGAAAGGGGCAACGGCcccccctaattttaattttttacatgtaaattatatgtaaatttcagtttagccccccctaaaaattttattttaatattattttattgtgtaaataattttagcccccctctaatattttttctagCTCCGCCCCTGATGTATTCTAACATGTAAAATTTCTTTTGTTATGTCAAGATTGTATTTAGTATTAATAAGTAGGATGTGCATTTTGGCGAACAAGTGTAAATGTAGACACGACATTTCATATAGTACTCACTATTGGAACCTCACAAGAGAGCATATCTACTCATCCTGCGATGCACATCTTTCTTCTTGGTCAGATGACTATATATAAatgaaagaataaaagaattgAATAATAGGAAATAGTCAACCATAGAATGAAAGGCACATGCTGATGTTGCAATGTATTTGAACCCGGGGTTTTCGATAAGATATGGTGGCTAATGCAGTCATGCTTAAGCATTTCTTGTTATATTATTCGTTATGGAGATCAGTTTAGGATCGGATCACCTATGTGATAATGTGAACATAAATTTACAGGATCAGAATACTGAGTTGAAGATTTTCTTACTCCAGATTACCGTTTTTCTTCTTTGCAATATAAAGATTATGCATAGATACcatactttaaaatatattaaactttttatttatactatttgtaaaaaaaaatcgagttaatatttaaaatactcCTTGAAATTTGTCTTCTAactaaatttagttttttaattttcaattgactcaatttgtatattaaaattttaaaatgtgacTCAAGTTGACTTTTCTATTTATTTCTGTCATAAAAAAAATGACATGCACGCTTCAAACCTTCTTCAAAGCGTCGTCTTCAGTTAGGTTACTCTCTTCTCTTATCTTCTCCTTCAAttaatttattactttttcaaTCTGTGAATTCAATTTATATGCAAATATGATGGTACTCTTTATGACATTGAGACCCGCCCGTAATAATGCTGGATTACGGAATCATGCCTCAATTTCAGCACTATCTCTCTCACCTTTTCTAACTCATTTACAAAATATATCCGGTTTTCGAGCATATTAGACTAATGATTATACAAAACATGATTTATTTGATTCATCTGTTCAATATGTTAAATCAAGCTTCGACAACAAAATTTCATTGCTCTTTGTTGATCTTTAGTATGAACCTCCAAATATCTTCACttgaatacttttttttttttggttatatTCTAATCAGATTCAtaaattaatcaataataaaattaatagaaataacatccatgaatcaattataaaaaattaatatagaaTATTAGAATAACTGAAAAGAACTTATCTGTTGATTGTCGTTGCAGCGGCATAATCGAGCAGTGCAGCTAGCAACACCTATGAACGACGAGTAACAACAACCACGCACAGCTCGAGCACTCATCACTGATAGAGGGAGGCGCAGCGAGAGACCCGAGCGACTGAGGTGAGTAGAGATGAAGGACGGCAGAAGCAATTTTCGTGAGCAAACGAGACGTTAGGTTGGGTGCAGTGATGACAGACGACGACGACATATTACAGAAACTAGGTAGCACAGCTCGAAGCCTCGAGCACTCCCCGGCGGAGGCACGACGAGACGCAAGCAGTCGAGCACAGACGTAGGAGAGTGGTGACATGCGAGCTCATGATACAGAGGATCCACGAGAGGCGTAATTGTTGGGAATAAGGAGTATGACtacaatccaatcaatcatgtatcaaataatttgttattgttattatattaaaatgttaatataataaggtccttgattaaatttagagatttatcattgtgataatgatcataatattgagagataaatcttttataatttaatctaaattgttcttggtcataagattattaaaaaagatattaataatccggaaagatcaatacatatatatataatggtcttcattggatgaagattaatagatctcatttattaaattatatatatagatggtgcatatagagatatgaccattgaactgactcactcTGAGAAatcctaatggttataattaccacATATTTGTCAAATAGGATATTCCCAAGATGAATATGAtaatagagtttcctttgatctgcgactatcatagtaattaacaatgtat is part of the Arachis duranensis cultivar V14167 chromosome 1, aradu.V14167.gnm2.J7QH, whole genome shotgun sequence genome and encodes:
- the LOC107466575 gene encoding uncharacterized protein LOC107466575, with the protein product MLTVNAPRAILKCHSHQDSAPSLHQTYNYYKTNNVNFIINCNSAFPKPPSATPCGNIFHSSSFSGKCDKHHKSLHLWHCGLHDSISSEDEYRSSRNIAISLFRRYRNFIDRGGGDNLKEFITAGVNAYALGCTDEGLRKELTDIKDSGTEIEAMSSYGGSTSLKSKIISEEVDECIFWLSIIFITILCTPQPTIVRWSSTPPVSDEVRLQWKGFCALIANAYYMKGMAWLPVKTLQLEQTAVMGQAEEPSVVASRMRLVFSTLEVVSPQWPKV
- the LOC107467464 gene encoding probable F-box protein At4g22030; translated protein: MASLQVSSLISSSSSQKQAMLQAKAAIHVPNFPRAPKLPSLPTTNTLFQELNNGFTHSSSILPVLQDNNDSSNNVNCSCSSKSKATMHQLYAILEAVSDRVEMHHNVGEQRNNWNTLLLNSINMITLTATVMCGMAAASGAAAGAPVLALKLSSALLFSAATGMVVIMNKIQPSQLAEEQRNATRLFKQLEAEIETIIALGNPSKEDVKRSMKKVLALDKAYPLPLLGAMLEKFPQKFEPAVWWPSSKRRTIRFNEKKGEINNNGWDKGLEMEMREVVEVMKKKDVEDYERLGNLVLKINKTLAIAGPLLTGIAAVGSCFVRQGSWASVVPLVAGALATAVNAFEHGGQVGMVAEMYRSTAGFFRQTQDWIQETIEEEIEEREDGELFEMKLALKLGRSLSQLRDLAAKSAYSRIEGTPIDEFASKIF